Genomic segment of Pseudomonas sp. CCI4.2:
GGCCAATTGGGCCGCCACCCTCGGCGCCGACGACGCCTTGCAACAAGCGATCCGTGGCGCCAACACCAGCCAGCAGGCATTGGCCATGGCCAGCGCTGAGGGCATCGCGCTGGGGGATGAAGTGTGTCGTCACGCGTTACTGTTTGCCCAAAGCGTGGTGCCCAAAGAAGTGGACGTGGAAGTGTTCGCCATCGACCGCCAAGGCGGCATTGTTGGGCACGCCACGTGAAGCGCCTGTTATTACTGGGCGGCGTGACCGACGCACTGGCCATCGCCCGTCGATTGGGGCCGCAGCACATCTACAGCCTGGCCGGTGTGGGCCGGGTGCCAACTGACTTGACCTGCCATGTGCGTGTCGGCGGTTACGGCGGTGCCGAAGGATTAGCGCAGTTTATTCGCGACGAAGGCATCGACTTGCTGCTGGACGCCACTCACCCTTATGCCGCACAAATCAGCCAGAACGCGGCGCGCGCGGCGCAACTCAGCGCTATCCCGTGCTGGGCCTTGCGCCGAACGGGGTGGCAAGCGCAAATAACCGATGACTGGCGTGAAGTTGCTGACTGGCCCGAACTGATCACCGCCCTCGTCCCGTTCAAACGCCCACTGTTCACCCTCGGCCGCGAACCCTTGCAGCACCTTCATGAAATACCAGCCCAGCAGTTCTGGACCTTGCGCGCATTGGAGAACACCGTCACCCACACCCCCGGCAATGACCGTTGCGACGTCATCGCCGCACGCGGGCCGTTTTTGCTGGAGGACGAACGCAGGTTATTTGCCAGCCGAAACATCGACGTCCTGATCAGCAAAAACAGCGGCGGCAGCGCCACCGAGGCAAAGCTTGAGGTGGCGCGAGAGCGTCGGATACCGGTGTTGATTTTGCGTCGGCCAGTGTTGCCGCAAGTGGATCTGGAATTTACCGAAGTCAGTGAACTGCTGGAGAAGTTAGTCCAAACCCAATTTCTGTAGGAGCAACCGGTTGGCGAAGGTTGCAGAGTGTCAGGGTTGACGCTTTCCCGAATAAATTCGGTCCCACAGAATTTGGCGATGCACCGATGCCTGTTAGAAGCACCGAAGGCTGTGATCAGCCGAAATCTCTGTGTGTGGCTTGCCAACGAAAGCGTCATTGCAAGCGCACCATGTTTCAGGTCGACATCAGCAGTGCTATGACGGGCCTCTTCGCAGGCAAGCCTGCTCCCACATTATGAAATCGCAGAGCCGTTCCGGCCTCGCAGACCAACCAACGTTTGTATTTTCTTGGCCGCGGCATCTCGCCACGGGCGCTTTTTTTACTTATTCCGGCCATTCAGGCTAAATAGCGCCTTTGACGGCTTAATGAAACGGAAAGCACCCATGTCTCGACGCCGGTTGGCATTTGCCTGGATTGCCTGCTTTGCAGTGTTTTTCAACATGTTCGCCATGCCGATGACCAGCGCTGCACCGAAAACTGTTGATGAAGCGTTGTTGTGGGGCAGCTTTTGTTCAGCAAGCGGCACTCGGCTGGTGGCGATTTCACTGGGCAAGACTGAACAAAGCCCTGCGCAGAAAGACGATCACGCCGCCATGCAGCATTGCTGGTGCTGCGCAGGTTCGGCGCCGCTGGTGTCTGTGCCATCCGGCTTCACCCCGTGGTATGCGCTGCAAGCCGAAACGACGCTAGCGCGCGAAGTTCAATCTCCAAGTGCATTGTCCCCGCGCCAACAATGGCCGAGTCTCAACCCCCGAGCCCCTCCCCGCGTCTGATCC
This window contains:
- a CDS encoding cobalt-precorrin-6A reductase, with translation MKRLLLLGGVTDALAIARRLGPQHIYSLAGVGRVPTDLTCHVRVGGYGGAEGLAQFIRDEGIDLLLDATHPYAAQISQNAARAAQLSAIPCWALRRTGWQAQITDDWREVADWPELITALVPFKRPLFTLGREPLQHLHEIPAQQFWTLRALENTVTHTPGNDRCDVIAARGPFLLEDERRLFASRNIDVLISKNSGGSATEAKLEVARERRIPVLILRRPVLPQVDLEFTEVSELLEKLVQTQFL
- a CDS encoding DUF2946 domain-containing protein; translated protein: MSRRRLAFAWIACFAVFFNMFAMPMTSAAPKTVDEALLWGSFCSASGTRLVAISLGKTEQSPAQKDDHAAMQHCWCCAGSAPLVSVPSGFTPWYALQAETTLAREVQSPSALSPRQQWPSLNPRAPPRV